DNA from Streptomyces rishiriensis:
CCTGCGCTTCGGTGTGGTCTCCTGCGCCAACTGGGAGGCCGGCTACTTCTCCTCCTACCGTCACCTCGCGGCCCGCGGCGACCTCGACGCCTGGCTGCACCTCGGCGACTACATCTACGAGTACGGCACCGGCGAGTACACCGCCCGCGGCGTCGTCGTACGGGAGACGGCGCCCACGCACGAGATCCTCACCCTCGCCGACTACCGCACCCGGCACGGGAAGTACAAGACCGATCCGGACCTTCAGGCCCTGCACGCGAAGGCGCCGGTCGTCGCGATCTGGGACGACCACGAGTTCGCCAACGACACCTGGTCGGGTGGTGCCGAGAACCACACCGAGGGCGCCGAGGGCGCCTGGTCGGCCCGTCAGGCGGCCGCAAAGCAGGCCTACTTCGAGTGGATGCCGGTCCGGCCAGCCATCGCCGGCACCACCTACCGCCGGCTGCGCTTCGGCAAGCTCGCCGATCTCTCCCTGCTGGACCTGCGGTCCTTCCGCTCGCAGCAGGCCGCCGTCGGCAACGGCACCGTCGACGACCCGGACCGCACGCTCACCGGACGCGCCCAGCTCGACTGGCTGAAGGCCGGCCTGAAGGCATCCGACACCACCTGGCGGCTGGTCGGCAACTCGGTGATGATCTCGCCGTTCGCGATCGGCTCGCTCTCCGCGGACCTGCTCAAGCCGCTCGCCAAGCTGCTCGGCCTGCCGCAGGAGGGCATCGCCCTCAACACCGACCAGTGGGACGGCTACACCGACGACCGGCGCGAACTCCTGGCCCACCTGCGCTCGAACGCGATCCGCAACACCGTCTTCCTGACCGGTGACATCCACATGGCGTGGGCCAACGACGTGCCGGTGGACGCCGGGACCTACCCGCTGTCGGCCTCGGCCGCCACGGAGTTCGTGGTCACCTCGGTGACCTCGGACAACCTCGACGACATCGTGAAGGTCCCGGAGGGCACGCTCACCGCGATCGCCTCCCCGGTCATCCGGGCCGCGAACCGGCACGTCCACTTCGTCGACACCGACCGGCACGGCTACGGCGTCCTGGACATCACCGCCGAGCACGCGCAGATGGACTACTACGTCCTGTCCGACCGCACCAGCGCCACCGCGACCTCCACCTGGTCCCGCTCCTACCGCACGCGCAGCGGCACGCAGAAGGTCGAGCGCACCTACGACCCGGTCTAGTCCCCTCCGGAACTGCCGATCCTCCTAGAGCGACTCGAGGAAGCCGAGCGCCACCCGCCAGGTGGCCTCGGCCGCCTCCTCGTCGTAGTCGGGCAGCTCGGGGTCGGTGTACAGGTGCCCGGCTCCCGCGTACCGGTAGACCTCCACGTCGGCGCCGGCCCTGCCCATCTGGAGATACCAGGCGCTCAGCCAGTCGTCGGTCTCGAACTGGTCCGGCTCGGCGACATGCAGCTGCACCGGGAGGCCGTCCACCGAGACGTTCGGCGCGAGGTCCGAGGTGCCGTGCAGGAGGAGCAGGCCACGCGCCCTGGCGTCGCCGAGGGCGAGGGTCTGCGCGATCGACGCGCCGAGCGAGAACCCGGCGTAGACCAGCCCCCGCTCCGAGTAGGGCGCGGCCGCCAGGACGGCCCTCTTCAGCAGCTCGTCCTTGCCGATCTCCTCGTTGTACGCCATGCCCTCCTCGACCGTGTCGAACGTGCGGCCCTCGAAGAGGTCCGGCGTCCACACCTCGTGCCCGGCGGCGCGCAGCCGGTCCGCCGCGGCACGCACCGCGGGCCGCGGACCGTAGGTCGAGTGAAAGAGCATGATGTTCATGTGCCCATGGTGCCAGCCTGCACTGACAACGCCGTGCGTGCGTCTCCTCACAGAAACCGCATGTTCAAGGCCCCTCCGACCCGGTTACGTTCGAAGGCATGGAGAACCTGCTCCGCCCCGTGATCGTGGTCGGCGGCTCGGTCGTGCTGACAGTCCTCATCGGCTGGGCCACCGACCGCCTGCTGTGCAAGGCCGACCATCGGCATCCCGAGACCCCCCTGTGGGGTCTGCTGCGCCGTGGCCGCATCCCCTATCAGCTCGTGCTGTGCGCGGCGATGCTGAGAGGGTCCTACGACGCCGCCCAGATGCTGGAGGACCATCGGACCGGCATCGGCCAGGTCCTCACCCTGGTGCTGATCGGCTCGGCGGCCTGGCTGGTGATCAGGATCGCGGGAGCGATCGTCGAGACGTCGTATTCGCGCTACGCGCGCATGCAGCACGATCCGGCCCGGGTCCGGCGGGTACGGACCCAGGTGTCGCTGATCATGCGGGTGGTGGCGGCCGTCGTCGGCGTGGTCGCGGCGGCCTCGATGCTGCTGACGTTCCCGCCGATGCGCGCGGCGGGCGCCTCCCTGCTGGCCTCGGCCGGGATCCTCGGCATCGTCGCCGGTGTGGCCGCCCAGTCCACGCTGAGCAACATGTTCGCCGGCCTCCAGATCGCCTTCGGCGACATGGTGCGCATCGGCGACACGGTCGTGGTGGACGGTGAGTGGGGCACCGTCGAGGAGATCACCCTGACGTTCCTGACCGTGCGCACCTGGGACGAGCGCCGGATCACCATGCCGGTCTCGTACTTCACCTCGAAGCCCTTCGAGAACTGGTCGCGCGGCACCCCGCAGATGACGGGCATCGTCTACTGGCACGTCGACCACAACGCGCCGGTGGAGCTCATGCGCGAGAAGCTGCGCGACATCCTGCGCGAGTGCCCGGCCTGGGACGGCCGCGCCTACGGGCTCGACGTCACCGACACCACTCCCAACACCATGCAGGTGCGGGCCCTGGTCACGGCGAAGGACGCCGACGACATCTGGACGGTGCGGGTCAGGGTCCGCGAGGAGATGATCCGCTGGCTGTCGCGGGAGCACCCCTACGCGCTCCCGCGGGTCAACACGGCGGACGCGGCGCTGGCCCCGGGCCGCCTGCCCGGCCAGTCGCCCTCCCCCGACGGTGCGCCCCGTCGCGTCCACGAGCCTCCGCGGGCCGGCCGCTGACCCTCAGTTCCCGCGCTCCGCACCCCCGTTGACCTGGACGACCTGCGAAGTGACGTGACCGGCGCCCGGGGAGGCCAGCCAGTGCAGCGTGGCGGCGATGTCCCCGGGCGTCCCGGCGCGCCCGGTGAAGGTCTCGCCGATGAGCCGCTCGCGCCGCGCCGGGTCGATCGCGTCCCCGAAGAAGCCGGTGTCCTCGACATACCCCGGGGCGACGACGTTCGCGGTGACGCCCCGGGGCCCCAGCTCCCGGGCGAGATCACGGGCGTACGGGTGCAGCGCGGCCTTGGCGCCACCGTACGCCCCGCTGCCCGACCCCCGGTAGGCGGCGATCGAGCTGACGAACAGCACCCGCCCGCCCGGCGAGGCGAGCCGGTCCTTCAGGGCCTCCGTGAGCAGGGCGGCGCTCAGCGTGTTGGTACGGAAGTTGACGGTCCAGTGGTGGGCGACCCGGTCCAGCGGATCAGCGCTCTCGCTCGGCGGCTCCAGCTGCCCGGCGCCCCCGGCGCTGTGGATCAGCACATCCACGGTCCCCAACTCCGCCGCCACGAACCGGGCGACCCCCCGCACCTGCTCGGGCTCGCCGAGATCCGCGGCGTAGGTGAGCGCACCGGCCACCCCGGCGTTCTCCAGCACCTCCGCCCGCCGCCCGAGCAGCAGCACCCGATCTCCGTCCGCGGCGAAGACCCGCGCCGCGGCGAGCCCGATTCCTGTTCCGCCTCCGCTGATCACCACATTGCGCGCCATGGCACGAGCGTAACCAGGAGTACCGACAGGGGAATGGCGGTTTACGCGACCGCCATCGAACCGGGCAGCCTCGGGAGGGGGACCGGTCGCCTCACTTGAGGCTGCGCACGTCCAGATGGCGCAGCACGCGGTCCACGATCTCCGGATCGGCGCCCGGCTCGCTGCGGGCCGCGACCACCTCGTGCCGGGCCGCGCTCAGCATCTCCCCCTGGATCCGCCGCACCCGCTTCAGCCTGCGCACCCGCTGGTCGTGCCCCTCCCGCCGTTCGTCCTCCCCGACGTCCGGGCTGATCCGCAAGCCGATGTCGAAGGCCCGCCGCAGCATCTGCTCGGACAGCTCCTCCGGCAGGTCCTCCTCGGCCTCGATCTCCCGCAGCCGCCGCTTCGCCGCCTTCGCGGCCCGCACCGCGAGTTCCTTCTCGAACTCCTTCTCCCGGTCGGTGTCCGACTGCACGTCGAGGCGCTTCACCAGCCACGGCAGCGTCAGTCCCTGAAGGACCAGCGTCGCCATGATCACACCGAACGCGATGAAGATGATCTCGTCCCGGTCGGGGAAGGGCCCGCCGTCGTCGGTCTTCAGCGGCACGGCCAGTGCCAGCGCCACCGAGGCCACCCCGCGCATCCCGGACCACCACATGACGAGGGTCTCCCGCCAGTTCGTCGGAATGTCCTCGAGGTGGTCCTGCCTGGCGTGCAGCCGCTGGGTCAGCCAGGTCGCCGGCAGCAGCCACAGCAGCCGTACGAGGACGACCACGACCACGATCACCGCGGCCCAGCCCAGCATCTCGCCCCACCGCCCGGACGCCGTCCGGATCGCGTTGTGCAGTTCCAGGCCGATCAGCCCGAACGCGACGCCCGTGACGAGGGTGTCGACGATGTCCCAGAAGGTGTGGCCGGCCAGCCGGGTCAGCACGTCGTCGGGGTCGGTGGCGTACTCGGCGAGGAACAGGGCGGTGGTCAGGACGGCGAGCACCCCGGACCCGTGGAACTCCTCCGCCAGCACGTACGAGGCGTACGGCACCAGGAGCGTCAGCCCGATCTGCAGCGTCGTGTCCCCGAGGACGTCCAGCAGCCTGTTCGCCCCCCAGCCGAGCGCGACGCCCACCGCGACCGCCACCACCGCGGACAGGACCAGGTCGAGACCGGCCTGCCACGGCGAGAACGAACCGCTCACGGCCGCGGCGATCGCGACGTGGTAGAGCACGATGGCCGTCACGTCGTTGAACAGCCCCTCGCCCTCCAGGATGGAGACCAGCCGGCGGGGTAGCCCGAGCTGTCCGGCCACGGCGGTGGCGGCCACCGGGTCGGGCGGCGCCACCAGCGCGCCCAGGGCCACGGCCGCGGCGATCGGCAGCCCCGGCACGATCGTGTGGGCCACGGCCGCCACGCACACCGTCGTGACGAACACCAGCGCCACGGCCAGCAGGAAGATCGGCCGCACGTTGGCCGCGAACTGCCGCCACGAGGTCCGCCGCACGGCCGCGTACAGAAGGGGCGGCAGCAGGAGGGGCAGGATCAGGTCCGGCGGGATGTCCACGTTGGGCACGAAGTCGAGCACCGCGAGGACGATCCCGAGCAGGGTCATGAGCACCGGCGCCGGCAACCCGAACCGGTCCCCGACCGGAACGCTCACCACGGCCCCGAGCAAGAGGACGAACAACAGGGCCAGCTGGTCCACGGTCAGCGCTCCGGGTCTAGACGATCAAGAACATCCAGACCTCCAGCGTCGCACGACCACCGTCCGCTACAGAGAACGCCGCATGGACCGGTGCGGAATCCCCGCCTCCATGTCCTCCGGCCCGTACGCCGCGTACCCCAGCCGCTCGTAGAAACCCAGTGCCTGCGTCTGTGCGTGCAGGTCCACGGCCGCGAGCCCCCGCGCGCGTGCCGCCGCCTCGATGGCCCGCACCAGCGCGATCCCGACCCCCAGCCCGCGTGCCTCGCGGGTCACG
Protein-coding regions in this window:
- a CDS encoding alkaline phosphatase D family protein, encoding MTSRYRSSESADAPSERLNSLSPRRRTALKAVAATAVLAGPLAAALPARAAEAPVFLHGLASGDPLPDGVLLWTRVTPTAEAIPGSGLGPDTDVSWVVATDKALTNVVAKGSTTASAATDHTVKADIRGLAPATDYWFRFSAGGTDSPVARTRTAPAADAAVTGLRFGVVSCANWEAGYFSSYRHLAARGDLDAWLHLGDYIYEYGTGEYTARGVVVRETAPTHEILTLADYRTRHGKYKTDPDLQALHAKAPVVAIWDDHEFANDTWSGGAENHTEGAEGAWSARQAAAKQAYFEWMPVRPAIAGTTYRRLRFGKLADLSLLDLRSFRSQQAAVGNGTVDDPDRTLTGRAQLDWLKAGLKASDTTWRLVGNSVMISPFAIGSLSADLLKPLAKLLGLPQEGIALNTDQWDGYTDDRRELLAHLRSNAIRNTVFLTGDIHMAWANDVPVDAGTYPLSASAATEFVVTSVTSDNLDDIVKVPEGTLTAIASPVIRAANRHVHFVDTDRHGYGVLDITAEHAQMDYYVLSDRTSATATSTWSRSYRTRSGTQKVERTYDPV
- a CDS encoding dienelactone hydrolase family protein; this encodes MNIMLFHSTYGPRPAVRAAADRLRAAGHEVWTPDLFEGRTFDTVEEGMAYNEEIGKDELLKRAVLAAAPYSERGLVYAGFSLGASIAQTLALGDARARGLLLLHGTSDLAPNVSVDGLPVQLHVAEPDQFETDDWLSAWYLQMGRAGADVEVYRYAGAGHLYTDPELPDYDEEAAEATWRVALGFLESL
- a CDS encoding mechanosensitive ion channel family protein is translated as MENLLRPVIVVGGSVVLTVLIGWATDRLLCKADHRHPETPLWGLLRRGRIPYQLVLCAAMLRGSYDAAQMLEDHRTGIGQVLTLVLIGSAAWLVIRIAGAIVETSYSRYARMQHDPARVRRVRTQVSLIMRVVAAVVGVVAAASMLLTFPPMRAAGASLLASAGILGIVAGVAAQSTLSNMFAGLQIAFGDMVRIGDTVVVDGEWGTVEEITLTFLTVRTWDERRITMPVSYFTSKPFENWSRGTPQMTGIVYWHVDHNAPVELMREKLRDILRECPAWDGRAYGLDVTDTTPNTMQVRALVTAKDADDIWTVRVRVREEMIRWLSREHPYALPRVNTADAALAPGRLPGQSPSPDGAPRRVHEPPRAGR
- a CDS encoding SDR family NAD(P)-dependent oxidoreductase is translated as MARNVVISGGGTGIGLAAARVFAADGDRVLLLGRRAEVLENAGVAGALTYAADLGEPEQVRGVARFVAAELGTVDVLIHSAGGAGQLEPPSESADPLDRVAHHWTVNFRTNTLSAALLTEALKDRLASPGGRVLFVSSIAAYRGSGSGAYGGAKAALHPYARDLARELGPRGVTANVVAPGYVEDTGFFGDAIDPARRERLIGETFTGRAGTPGDIAATLHWLASPGAGHVTSQVVQVNGGAERGN
- a CDS encoding Na+/H+ antiporter, encoding MDQLALLFVLLLGAVVSVPVGDRFGLPAPVLMTLLGIVLAVLDFVPNVDIPPDLILPLLLPPLLYAAVRRTSWRQFAANVRPIFLLAVALVFVTTVCVAAVAHTIVPGLPIAAAVALGALVAPPDPVAATAVAGQLGLPRRLVSILEGEGLFNDVTAIVLYHVAIAAAVSGSFSPWQAGLDLVLSAVVAVAVGVALGWGANRLLDVLGDTTLQIGLTLLVPYASYVLAEEFHGSGVLAVLTTALFLAEYATDPDDVLTRLAGHTFWDIVDTLVTGVAFGLIGLELHNAIRTASGRWGEMLGWAAVIVVVVVLVRLLWLLPATWLTQRLHARQDHLEDIPTNWRETLVMWWSGMRGVASVALALAVPLKTDDGGPFPDRDEIIFIAFGVIMATLVLQGLTLPWLVKRLDVQSDTDREKEFEKELAVRAAKAAKRRLREIEAEEDLPEELSEQMLRRAFDIGLRISPDVGEDERREGHDQRVRRLKRVRRIQGEMLSAARHEVVAARSEPGADPEIVDRVLRHLDVRSLK